The Vanacampus margaritifer isolate UIUO_Vmar chromosome 15, RoL_Vmar_1.0, whole genome shotgun sequence genome contains the following window.
atattgtatgtttggacgtacttgcaaatactgtACGTTCCAACTTGTTTGCCAAACGTGTACTCCACATTGGAATTTCCACACTTTCGTGTTATCTCACCAAAATACAGGTTGTAATATTTATGTCAAAGTTTCACAAGGGAAGAATGTTATTTTAACCAGTATTCAATACCTGTATGTTCTGTGGGGGTGAGGCCttgattctaaaaaaataaataaaaaaaagggacaatattctcccccaaaaacattttgttctaaaaaaaatatggaccATATTCCTGTAccaatttgttttgaaatgcaaaaaattGGACATTCGTTTAGAGATGTCAAATTCATGTGATGTCACAATCATATCACAGTTTTTCATTGGTCAAAAAGTAAATGTAACCTTGTTGTATTGCTCACCAATATGTAGGCGTTTTTAATATCATTTCGGCATCAAATTTTATTACAACGTGGTCTATAGACCTCAAAATTACGGCTCATGAACCCACAAGGGCCCGGGGACCGCAGTTTGATGACCACTGACTTAGTGCACTTATACTGAAGCAAAACTAGGAACaaggacgtgtgtgtgtgtttgtgtgtatgaaaCACCTTGATGCCAAAtgtgatgatggtgatgatcaTCTTGAAGAGCAAAGCCAGAGCCAGCTGCCACAAAGCCGTGCGGAGAGCTTCTCCGGCCGGGCGGCTGGCCACATTGTTGCCCACGCCGGTTTGGGACGTGTTGGCGGGCtgggggaaggggaggggggacGCAAGCACTGAATCAGCCAAGCCGAAACCCAACAAAGAAGAAGTCAACAAGCCGAGCGCACGCCTACATGTTGGTCTCCACAGAGCCGTGAGTTGAACAACGAGCAATCGTTGAAGAGTTTGGAAACGAGCTCATCTGCGCTCATCCTGGTGTAGATGTTCGGGAAAGCCAGCAAGGCGGTCAGCGCCGTCACCAACAGGACCTGCGTCACTGGGTAGCGGCCCAGACGGGTCAAACTACCTGATGGATGGACACACGCACGTGTTTGCGAATTCTCACGCACACATACTGGAAGGAACGCAGAAGCACTCACGTGTGCGGCACCACGCGATGTTGGCTTTGATGAACAGCGCCCCCCACAGGCCTCCGAACACGCCCAAGAGGACGAAGGGCGCCAGCTCCACCATATGCCAGCCAGCGTGAAAGTTCACTTCGAACGGACCCTGACGGCTGCCAAACGGGTTGATGGAGCGCAGTGTGAAGGCGGCCACCATGGCGGCGAAGAACGAACGGCAAAGAGTTTTCAGGGGGAAGTAGTAACTCACCTGCGACAAACACGTTTTACACACATTGCTCGTTCACACTGACGGAATGGCATTGTTAAGCCTCACCTCCTCCCAGCTGAACAGGACGCCGCCAATCGGAGCTTCGAACGCCACCGACACGCCCACGGCCGCGGCCGCAGACAGCACCTGTGCAAAAAGGCAATCCACAAAGTTTTAGTACTCATTTTTTCAGAAGCAGAACAATCGCAGATGATTTTGCCGGCACCCAAGCTACGGCTGGCGGGTTGTTGAAGTTGTACACTctaattatggataaaaaattaaCCAATCCACTTTGGGTCAaatcaacccaagtagaggatcggtccatttttgacccatagttgggttatttttgacccaactgtttttagagcgtacTGTATTTAGCCGGTAAGTACCTCTCTCCGGTCGGCTTCATTCTGGCGGAATTTGGTGAAGAGGCAACAAAGGACATTGGCGCAGCAGCAGGCCACGTGGACCAGCGGCCCTTCCTTTCCCACGCTGAGCCCGGATGATACGGCCAACACCAGCGTCACCGTCTTGATGATTAGCGTCCACTTGCCCAAGTAGCCGCGGATAATGACACCGCTCAGGATGGTTTTGATCTGAAGCCCGAAGACCAAAGTGAGCagattgacaaaaacaaacaaatctatgCTAATTCCTCTCCGTCTATGGTGTTTCACAATGcaagttagcattaagctaactttaaataTTCAACAGTTTGGTCGGACTTTtggatctttaaaaataaaatgttttccccaAAGATGGTTTCTCACCTCTGGGATTCCCGAGCCGCTTGCGTACGGAGCAAAAGCCCCGACCAGCGCCACGGCCAAGAAGGCGAACAGAAGAGCCCAGAACATGTACATCAGGTAGTCCACCGTGTAGGCATATGTACCctgacaaaaacacaacacgcacacacactaaggCTTTAGGGCCCGATTTGAAGTGTTACTAATGGTCCCAAATTGTGTGTTGACTTGTAACAAATTTCACGTTGTTGCCAAGAGGCGTAAAGGTAAAACTGATGTGGaatttgaagtgatggaattttAAGTGTCAGCGGAAAAGCCAAAGCAAATTATTACCACACTTaggtacagaaaaaaaatattactcccTTTTTGTAAGTGCTTGTCCAGGGTTACCTGGGAGGTCCCGGTGATGAGCTGGGCCCAGCTCTGCCAGTGAGGGCAGTGGTCCCGTTCCTGAGAGGTATTCTGGTTGGAGGTGGAGCAGCAGCGGTCGTGGTCGGACCAAAATCCCGCCAGACACACGCCGCCCTTCATGTCTGTCAGCCAACGGGTCGCAACTTCGATGCCGGACGCCACCGCGCCTGGTGCggcaaaaatcaacaaaaaatgcactttagttaACACAACACTTGAATGTGATCATGACGACGGCTCGTACGCACCTACCATGAGGCCCACCAGAAGCATGAGCAGCCATCCCGACAAGGCGTCGCTGATGCAGAGCAGCAGAGCTGACAGCGACTCTTTGCTGTTGTTGCTAATCTAAACAAACACGCAAACAAATGGAAAGCCACAAAATAAACCACAGCAACAACAAAGCACCCAAAAGACCAAAACAAAGGCAGAACGTACCTCTCGGTGCCTGTCGCGGCTCTTGCTCTTCTCCAGGACCCAGTCGATGGTGCTGAAGTTCTTGTAGGTGCCCAACGCCGGCAGCGGGTCCGCCTTGCGGCCTGGCAGCTCGCCCACGCTGCCGCCTTTCATGGCTCGTGGGGGCAGCCGCCGTCGTGGCCGAGCTCCTCGTAACCTCCTGCGGGAGGGAGGGAGCCTGACATTCGAAAGTGTCGCGTATCAATGAGTTTTCATGCTAGTAAttgaatgtaaaaacaaaacgattCGGGGACAGTTTAAAacacaagagtaaaaaaaaaagtttaacatcGTTTGATGTATGTTGACAAATATACTTATATAAGcccacttcaacctctgaaatgttattttggattttatgtttAAGTACTTCATTCTCCATATATGCAAACTATTgtttaacgtaaaaaaaaaactgcaatcaATTGTCACCAAAACTAATGTTCCACTTGCAtccaatattttgaattatatgGCCGTTAACGTTTTCCTCACCAAGCTTCTGTTTCAGTGTCTGTGCCCTCATGTAATATTCTCGTTTGGCTCTTCCACTAACAAGGCACGAAATTGAAGTCGCGCTtatacctcctcctcctcgaacTTCCCAAACTCTTAGTGACTTAAATGTCACCACCAAAGGGAGGGGTAAAAAAGGTTCAAATGTAGTTTGAAAAATGTCGACGACTTGTAGCCGTAGTTTTGACCAAAGCACGAGCGCGAACCATTTAGCCAAGATACGTATGAGACGTAATGCTCTACGATGACCTCAAATATTGACGTGGAGAAATTTGCTTGAATAATAGGCTATACTCACGTCGTTCAGCGACAGATTCGCTATGTCTTGAGTcaccttttaaaaaatgccGTCATTGTGCATGGAGGTGGCGGACGACAAGAAGTCATTCAAAGAAAGCGCTTGACTTGAATGTTGTTTGGTGTCTTCTCCACGCAAAAGCTGATGTCCACAAGAGAGTGATTCATTCTGCCATTCAGGGCAGGGTACATCTTCAAAAGGGAATCATCGTCACTGCCACCATCATGAAtcgtttattttcttcttcaattttcttaaaaggatacttgactcattgagccattttcagcagtaaaaggttaatattttgtccagaattaatttgataacttcattatttttcctttaaaaacactttccccccaccccccttctgaagatgacgtcacctgtactgaggaaataggtaacgaccaatcacggctcacctgttttctgggtttggtgagaaaactaagccatgattggtcgttacctatttcctcaggacaggtgatgtcatcttcattcgaggtattaattgttcatgaaaaagaaaaataaacaatgtagtTATctcattaattatagacaaaatattatcctcTCACTcgtgaaaatggctcaatgagtcaagtatctttTTAAAGTCCACTGactgtttaaatatttatatgGCATAAAATGTGTAGTGCAACCTCTCACGTATTTGTAACCTGTCTTTTAAAACTGGTATTTTCCTGTCAAAAACGAAAACAGCAAAAGTTATTCCGATTTATAAAATTGGAGATAAACATGTATTTACTAATTACAGACCTACTgccacagttttaaaaaaaaaatgcagaaaaactACTTTCACATCGACTTGACAACTTTATTGAGAAACACAATCTTCTAAGCTAAAAAGGACCACCTGTTGacgaaaaataaaactgcacacacccttcttcacatacacaatctagtctaaaaactattggccagtggcttgcaggagtacccattatTAACTGCTAAGGTGCTAGAAGATGttttagtcataaatggtcaaataaaaaggctattttaaagattttttgagccaaattgttacagagagtAGCTTTAAATTCCCGTGAAcaagtaaatttcaagaaaacggtaataaaacaattctctctctctctctctaaatcTAAAATCTATCTGAAGATTAAAGTAATACATTTATACTTACGCATAAATCTccgactatttattgtgaatgaaaatgaaaactgtactttagttcctttgttgtaaatattttctaCTAAAACATATTAATTATTGCGCTGTCGCtcgcgccatgttttttttttcatattctcaATGCATTGTGATCTATATCAACCCGGTTGtgtgaacatcgatgttcactacttttcagagtgcattatgggtaattttgagtgccctatATTTTTGCTCCCTGGACATTCCGAcgccactacaaaatggcgtgagcCCTCAGTAGGGCACTATATAGGGAGTAGGGTGCACATTCGGACAGCCACAGATCATGGAGCAACCGTTGAAACACGCCCATTTTCTGATTGTGAGGCAGAGGTGACGCGCTCCAGCCATTGTCAAAGTCATataaacacagtatatacaataaacatgatcgtgttttacaacaacgctgaactatatttacaatttaatatgtactagtggatgatttttttttaatgatagtaAGTTAAACAATGGCAAAATGTAACAGCAACTTAGTATTCAAATAATTTAGCACCACagtgaaaaaggaaaacaaaataattgctCAAGCAGATTTGAAGAATGTGATGTTTAAGTTGGCATGTTTTTGGCAACATGTCATATAGTGTCAAGGTAAAACTGTTTTTGAGGAAGGTTTCATACTTTGGAGTTAAAGAATATCTTTTCAggataatattgcatttttgatttgatttttgataATTTTACTAGAATCCATTTTTACAAGGGACGGTGAAGGAATGATCGAGGAGCAGTTTGTTGCCTGTTCTAGTAGTTTGACTTTGATATATCCGTTGAACTAGTCTGTATTTTGGCATGTCAGCATCAGATTTATTATAAGTATCTGGACTTTGTGGCCATTATTGATGGTTAGTGTCAGATGTGGAGAGAAAGCCAGGAAGGAACTCATTGCACACACTGatactattaaaataataaaatattccaaatacatttaatgtaaaaaaaaaaagaagtaaattttACTGTTTGAATTGTGACCAAATATAGTctttttagattaaaatgtaCTCCGAATTTACTGTGCATGTTTATGCGTATAgcgtaaagcatttttttttagtctagtTGCCATTTACTGCTTTCCACTTGAAATGTTCACACACCTGTGATGCCTCATTAGCCCCGATGAAGGCTTTGTGAGTAGAAACGTGTAAACAATAAACTCCTCTGTCAGAGCGGGCCTCAGCTTCTCTTTGGCTTTTTAGCAACTATTTTTGCTGGAAGAACACCTGTTATGTcttaactttaaattaatttggtTCACTTGTCTGTCATTTGAAAACATGTCCAGAAGCGTGTGAGGATGTTGCAAAGTACATGATGTCACTTACTTTTCGATCACAGATGTCAGTCAGATGGTTGGATGTGCTCgtcaaaaaaatttgaatatcctcgaaaagttgaattatttctgtaattccattcaacatgtcaaactttcatagattatagattcagggcccacaatttaagtgatttcaagtatttatttgtttattttttagattatttgGACTTCCAGTTTACAATTTAGAGCTCCTTAAGGTGCTTTCATGTATACGACATGTcgttaatattttgttaaaatgctTTCAAATTGTCATGTCAGCTTTTCTGTACAATAAATTGTTGAACTTGAATAAGAGTCTTTGTGTTTTCTGAGTAAATGTGCCCTCAATTTATTGGAAGCCTTTCATGCTTAGTGGCAAACGATTTCAAAgcttgctggaaaaaaaataaaattggtggGGATGGGggttataaatttaaaaaaataaactaaattaagATCATTTTTAAGGTTAAGTGTTTAAGGTTTTTTGTGATGTGTTTGGGGACAAATTGAGAGTTGAAGTGTTCTATGTAATCAAGCTTTATTTCTTTTgcaaaatagaaattaaatcacaaagcaaacaaaaattacAAGGTGGATGACAGTTTGCTCGTCCCTGTATGGTCAAGTGGTCAGCTAGAAAAAAGAACGTGGacctaagacaaaaaaaaaacagcaagtcAAATGTTAAAGTCAACTTGTacagacagattttttgggCATGAAACCTACCCAGAAGACTTTTCTGGACTGTTCACACTGCTGCAGTTTCAGGAAGCGGATCACGTTCTTTGCTACCTATAGAAAAGTTGACATCCAACTTGACAATTGAAACATGTTAGCTGCAATGAAATGTGCCTTCTCTTACCAGCTGAGGGCTCATCTGAGGCAGACTCAGTCACGTTTCACCTTGGAGCATTCAGCAGCTTCACCTACAAGGCAAGGAACAAGCAAGTGGAAGTAACGGCCAAGCATACAGTGACTCATTCTTAGTAGacttcattttttatgattaaccTTGTGTTGAAGCAGCTGATGTTGGCGCACTTGAGTCCGTAACGGACTGCTGCAGAGAATTCTCCAGCACAACACAAACAAGGGACCAGTCAAGGTGGTATTTAGCATGTTTATTTACATGTCTCAAGATTAAAATGAGCACTATTTTCAAGTTGATGTCGAATTTGTTACTTTGCCCAACAGGTGGAGGGTCCTAGTTGCAGAATCCCCGCTGGGCGGCACCTTGACTTGAAGCTACGCTGCATGCAGAAGCAAACCAGGCAAATGCTCTTTAAACTTAAACATGACAATTTGGAGTTTACGTAATCTGTCGGCATTCATGTTGGACACAAATTGATCATGACGTCATGTTTCTTGATGGCctgcaccactgccacctaaaaataaaaaaaataaaaagtatttttgattaatcaagtTTGTCTTTGCAACAGGTCCAAACCTTGACAAAGAGGAACTCTACAAAAGTCAAGCCATGGTGTGTCAATCAGGCTCTTCACCACCACCTGGTGGACAACATCAGGAAGAGCATGCAAGTGTACAAAAGCAAGTTTTCCCAATCCCGAGGGAAGTC
Protein-coding sequences here:
- the clcn5b gene encoding H(+)/Cl(-) exchange transporter 5 isoform X4: MAAHASGGPHGAVASGIEVATRWLTDMKGGVCLAGFWSDHDRCCSTSNQNTSQERDHCPHWQSWAQLITGTSQGTYAYTVDYLMYMFWALLFAFLAVALVGAFAPYASGSGIPEIKTILSGVIIRGYLGKWTLIIKTVTLVLAVSSGLSVGKEGPLVHVACCCANVLCCLFTKFRQNEADRREVLSAAAAVGVSVAFEAPIGGVLFSWEEVSYYFPLKTLCRSFFAAMVAAFTLRSINPFGSRQGPFEVNFHAGWHMVELAPFVLLGVFGGLWGALFIKANIAWCRTRSLTRLGRYPVTQVLLVTALTALLAFPNIYTRMSADELVSKLFNDCSLFNSRLCGDQHPANTSQTGVGNNVASRPAGEALRTALWQLALALLFKMIITIITFGIKVPSGVFIPSMVVGAIAGWLLGVGMEQLAYHNRESLLFRDWCSPHTYCVTPALYAMVGATACLGGVTRMTVSLVVIMFELTGKREHVMPLMAATLTSKWVADAFGRVGFDEALIRLNGYPFLAPKEEFQHSSLAKDVMRPRKSDPALAVLTRDSMTLGQVETLVKSTCFRGFPVVFSQQSKRLMGFVLRRDLLSAIGNARQWQKGVVSASKVLFRQNAPAQTLKAPPHLRLRGILDLSPFTISARTPMDITVDIFRKLGLRHCLVTHNGKLLGIITKKDIVKHVAQVANRDPSSVLFK
- the clcn5b gene encoding H(+)/Cl(-) exchange transporter 5 isoform X1 yields the protein MTSCRPPPPCTMTAFFKRLPPSRRRLRGARPRRRLPPRAMKGGSVGELPGRKADPLPALGTYKNFSTIDWVLEKSKSRDRHREISNNSKESLSALLLCISDALSGWLLMLLVGLMVGAVASGIEVATRWLTDMKGGVCLAGFWSDHDRCCSTSNQNTSQERDHCPHWQSWAQLITGTSQGTYAYTVDYLMYMFWALLFAFLAVALVGAFAPYASGSGIPEIKTILSGVIIRGYLGKWTLIIKTVTLVLAVSSGLSVGKEGPLVHVACCCANVLCCLFTKFRQNEADRREVLSAAAAVGVSVAFEAPIGGVLFSWEEVSYYFPLKTLCRSFFAAMVAAFTLRSINPFGSRQGPFEVNFHAGWHMVELAPFVLLGVFGGLWGALFIKANIAWCRTRSLTRLGRYPVTQVLLVTALTALLAFPNIYTRMSADELVSKLFNDCSLFNSRLCGDQHPANTSQTGVGNNVASRPAGEALRTALWQLALALLFKMIITIITFGIKVPSGVFIPSMVVGAIAGWLLGVGMEQLAYHNRESLLFRDWCSPHTYCVTPALYAMVGATACLGGVTRMTVSLVVIMFELTGKREHVMPLMAATLTSKWVADAFGRVGFDEALIRLNGYPFLAPKEEFQHSSLAKDVMRPRKSDPALAVLTRDSMTLGQVETLVKSTCFRGFPVVFSQQSKRLMGFVLRRDLLSAIGNARQWQKGVVSASKVLFRQNAPAQTLKAPPHLRLRGILDLSPFTISARTPMDITVDIFRKLGLRHCLVTHNGKLLGIITKKDIVKHVAQVANRDPSSVLFK
- the clcn5b gene encoding H(+)/Cl(-) exchange transporter 5 isoform X2 codes for the protein MTSCRPPPPCTMTAFFKRLPPSRRRLRGARPRRRLPPRAMKGGSVGELPGRKADPLPALGTYKNFSTIDWVLEKSKSRDRHREISNNSKESLSALLLCISDALSGWLLMLLVGLMVGAVASGIEVATRWLTDMKGGVCLAGFWSDHDRCCSTSNQNTSQERDHCPHWQSWAQLITGTSQGTYAYTVDYLMYMFWALLFAFLAVALVGAFAPYASGSGIPEIKTILSGVIIRGYLGKWTLIIKTVTLVLAVSSGLSVGKEGPLVHVACCCANVLCCLFTKFRQNEADRREVLSAAAAVGVSVAFEAPIGGVLFSWEEVSYYFPLKTLCRSFFAAMVAAFTLRSINPFGSRQGPFEVNFHAGWHMVELAPFVLLGVFGGLWGALFIKANIAWCRTRSLTRLGRYPVTQVLLVTALTALLAFPNIYTRMSADELVSKLFNDCSLFNSRLCGDQHPANTSQTGVGNNVASRPAGEALRTALWQLALALLFKMIITIITFGIKVPSGVFIPSMVVGAIAGWLLGVGMEQLAYHNRESLLFRDWCSPHTYCVTPALYAMVGATACLGGVTRMTVSLVVIMFELTGKREHVMPLMAATLTSKWVADAFGRVGFDEALIRLNGYPFLAPKEEFQHSSLAKDVMRPRKSDPALAVLTRDSMTLGQVETLVKSTCFRGFPVVFSQQSKRLMGFVLRRDLLSAIGNARQWQKGVVSASKVLFRQNAPAQTLKAPPHLRLRGILDLSPFTISARTPMDITVDIFRKLGLRHCLVTHNG
- the clcn5b gene encoding H(+)/Cl(-) exchange transporter 5 isoform X3 yields the protein MKGGSVGELPGRKADPLPALGTYKNFSTIDWVLEKSKSRDRHREISNNSKESLSALLLCISDALSGWLLMLLVGLMVGAVASGIEVATRWLTDMKGGVCLAGFWSDHDRCCSTSNQNTSQERDHCPHWQSWAQLITGTSQGTYAYTVDYLMYMFWALLFAFLAVALVGAFAPYASGSGIPEIKTILSGVIIRGYLGKWTLIIKTVTLVLAVSSGLSVGKEGPLVHVACCCANVLCCLFTKFRQNEADRREVLSAAAAVGVSVAFEAPIGGVLFSWEEVSYYFPLKTLCRSFFAAMVAAFTLRSINPFGSRQGPFEVNFHAGWHMVELAPFVLLGVFGGLWGALFIKANIAWCRTRSLTRLGRYPVTQVLLVTALTALLAFPNIYTRMSADELVSKLFNDCSLFNSRLCGDQHPANTSQTGVGNNVASRPAGEALRTALWQLALALLFKMIITIITFGIKVPSGVFIPSMVVGAIAGWLLGVGMEQLAYHNRESLLFRDWCSPHTYCVTPALYAMVGATACLGGVTRMTVSLVVIMFELTGKREHVMPLMAATLTSKWVADAFGRVGFDEALIRLNGYPFLAPKEEFQHSSLAKDVMRPRKSDPALAVLTRDSMTLGQVETLVKSTCFRGFPVVFSQQSKRLMGFVLRRDLLSAIGNARQWQKGVVSASKVLFRQNAPAQTLKAPPHLRLRGILDLSPFTISARTPMDITVDIFRKLGLRHCLVTHNGKLLGIITKKDIVKHVAQVANRDPSSVLFK